A stretch of DNA from Nitrospira sp.:
TTGAAGGCAGAGGTTGGCGTACATGGCCGCAAACCCCTGCATTCCTTCAGGCACACCATGGTGACTCGCTTAACCTCGGCGGGTGTCCCACAAGACATGAGAGAAATTCTCGTAGGACACGCGAGCGCCGGAGTTCATGGGGCTATCTATACCCATCGGGAAGAGATCACGTTGACCTTGTTGAGAGAACACCTGGAGAAGTTACGATTGCCGATCTAGCCCGTACTCCCGTAAGAATTCGGCGGCTCTCCTCAGCTTCTCGACATCATCCCCGAAGTGTCCCAAGGCAATATTGCAGCGAGTACACAGCAACCCGCGTACTTGACCTGTCTTATGGTCATGATCGACGGCAAGGCGCTTGCCATTGACCATATCGGGAGCTGCACAGATTGCACACACATGGCCTTGAGCATCGAGCATACCGTTGTAGGTTGCTAGTCCGATCCGGTAACGGTTCTTCAGGTGGTGATGCTGTCGGCCTTCAGGGTGTTCCTTGTGGCGCTTCCGTGAACTGGCCGCACGGTTCTGCTTCACCCGTTCTGCATGTGTAGCTCGATACCGTATGTTTCTCTCTCGGGTTTGTTCCCTGATCTTCTCAGGATCTTGTTGACGATAGCCACGCTCTCTGATTCGTTTCGCTGCCAGTTGTGCTTGAGTCATGTTCTCCCCCTCCTAGAAAATAGAAAGGGCCTGCCCTGCCATACGACAAGACAAGCCCTGTGTGTGTGTGTGATGGTGGCGACCTTATTTCATCTCGGTTCGAACGCTTCCGCTCACAAGTTTCGTAATGCGTTCGTCTTCATTTTCCTTGATCACTTTGCCAACTTCCTTTGTGACGGGTGCGAGACCTACCGGCGGCGCGGCGACTACCGGGACATGACCTGGTAAATATTCAACTGGCTTCCCACCAAGATAGTCCGTCCTGGTCGTGCCATTACTCGACACACTGACCTTCTCATCTCGGGTCTGCTTGATCACTTCCACGGTGACAGGGGTTGCTGCCCGTTCCGCTTGCTTCACTTGTTCGTGTAGTTCTTCGAGGTATGTCATGGTTGGTTATCTCCTAGGCCGAAGCCGGTTTAAAACGTCATAGACGATGTAGACCACCTGCGCTGCAATGAAAAGATAAAGGCTCAACGCGATACCCATGATCAGTAATGGTCCTCCCGAAACGCTCCACCGACGGAGACCCCATGTCTGGGCTTCTTGGCGGGTGGCTTGGGTTCATAGAATCGCTTTTGGTAGTCCGCCTTGAGGGTATCGAGTTCTAGCCGGAGGCGGTTGACGGTCTCTCTCAGGACACCGACGGTTTGATCAAGGTGGGTGACGATATCCAGGAGGGTCTTGACGTCTTGAGGGTCTGGTTTAGGTTTGAAGAGGTTCATAGTTTCCTTGTTTTGTTGGTTATGGGTTTGACCTTGGCTGCCGTCGCTTCCGCTCAGGAAGCCTTCGCCTAGACGGTGCTCGCAAGAGCTCGCGGCTCCTGTTGCCTTAGAACGCTGTCCTGGCTGTTGTCCCCGAAGGGAATTAATCCAGGGCTTCGGCTAAGGGTTGGTCAAGGGAGTTGACACAAAGAAGAGTGAGGAACCTGGACACACCCCACCCGAACCTAGATGTGTTGTAGGGTGGTCCTCAGTTGGTCGAGGGGTACCCTCAGGGTGTCGAGGGGTGTCCTCAGGTGGGTTGAGGGTGGTTATGGGTGCACCTTCATTTTTCCATAAGTGAGCCTAAACACAGGAGTTTCCTCATGTTCAAGCCCACTTCAGAAATTTAAGGGTCAGACATCATATAAGAGGTCTTCTTCTTTATGATCGTTGGCCCTTAAGTTAGGCAACCTGGCTTATGGTCTTACGCGGGAGGTTGACAAACGATCTCCCGCCCGAGAGTTAGTCACATAAAGTCTCTATAGAAGAGGGGGTCTTAGGAACTTATGTCTACTTCGGACTGATGGGTGGTTGAGGATGGGTCAGGAAGGGGGTCGAGGATGCACCTTCATTTTTTCGTAAGTGGGCCTAAACACAGGAGTTTCCCCATGTTCAAGCCCACTTCAAAACAAAAAGCGCCAGACATCGTATAAGAGGGTCTTCTTCTTTATGATCGTTGACGCCTTTCGGTCAAGCGGCGGTAGTACGCCAGCATCCTCATGGATGGAAAGATCATAGGGGCCAATCCTGTTTAAGGCGTACTGAGCGAGTGCTAATAAATGGTCATATCGAGCGTACATTCGATGGTCCTCCTTGTAAGTACTGGTTCGTAGAAAACCGGCCCAAAATCTGAGGTCTAATTGAGAACGCTTTCTCAACTAGCCTCAGACTGGATTTTCATCTAAGTCCATGAAAACATTGAAACCAACTTGGTTGCTCTTACCCTAAGAGCTTTGGGGTGCCAACCAAGATTGAATCAGGCTCAAGAATGAAACGCTTGTTGACCACCTTAAAAGGTGTCCCATCAATCGCCTCATCTACCACCCTTCGCCATGCCTGGCGGCTCAAGTGACTAAGCTCAGCGTTGACCTTGACGTGCCCGGCGAACATAGGGAACTGTTCCGGTATCAAGCTCTCAAGGTACTCCCTGAGTGTCACAGCTTCAGGGCTTAAGGGCTTCTTAGGTTTGTTGGTGGTGGTGGGTGTGTCCATAGGCCACTCGTTCACCCATACCGCGCCAGGCATGACCACCCCTAAGCTTCTCCTGATGTCCTTCGCATAGTGAATAATCCATGCCTTCATCGGCTTGGCTTGTCCATCTTCCGTGATACGACAACACCCACGGCTCAGCGCTTGGTAGACCGTATGGACCACTTCAGACTGAACCAGTTGTTGCGCGGTCTTTTTAGTCAGTCTCTCATGGTCTCCACCATCACAGGTCGCCACGTACTGAGGAACGACGTCGTCTTCATCTCTGTGTAGAATGCCTACTAGGATGACGTTCTGTACGTGCGAGAAGTCATTCAACGAGGTCTCTTGACCAAAGGTGAGAATACACACCCTTGGTTTGTTGACCAAGACAGGCTTACCCTCATGGTCGTACTCCAAGACCGGTACGGTTGCCGTCAGGTCTACACCGGCTTGTCTGAGCTTGGTTTCGAGGATGTGTTGGTAGGTGTGTTGTGAGTACTGTTGAGGTTTGAACACAAAGAACAACATGGCTTCGTCTACGGGTATCTGTGTTGCCACTTTGACCACCCGACGAACGACCTGTTGCTCGGCCTTCTTTTGCTCGAGCCATTCGTCTTGAGGTTTATCGGGCTTTTTGCCGTAGAAGTCTTTCCTCATTGATTCACGGCCACTGTGTCGGCACCATTGGTGTATGGTCACATGGTCGTACTTCTTGGCGTCATGGAACGACACAAGCCCCTCGGCAAATGTTGGTACGTCTTCCTCGACACGCTTTAAGGTCGCGTCTGCCTGTTCAAGTTCACGGATCGGAAAGCTCGCATCCAAAATGACCATAGACGGAATCATCTCTTCACTGGGGATTGTTGGGGTATACCAGACTAACCCGCCAGTCTGACTATTAACCGGATAGACACGAACCTTTTGATTGAAGAATCCTAGACTGGCTAACGTCCCTTGGTGGAGCAGTCGCCGGTATTCGTGTTGCTTCGCCAATGCGGTCCACTTGATGACGGTCTCTAAGGAAACCGGCGGTAAGACTGTGTACCGTGTCTTTCCCCTCTCCCGTGCAATACCAAGTTCACTTTTGAGAAGGGCGCTGTACTGTTGAAAGCCGTTGGCCATATCCGTGAGGTCTGGATATTCTCCAGCTAATCCGCTCAGTGTTCCTGCTGCACCGATGAAGCTGTGTAGGTTCAGCTTCCAGTATTCAGAGGCCACTAAGGATTCATCCCATATCATGAGTTGTCGCCGGTTGCCGTGGTAGGTGAAGTACTCAGAGAATTTGTCAATGTCTTTCACCCGCTCTTGCGTCACCAGGACATAAGGCCGATTTTGGTTCCCGGTGGTCGCTGGTTCAGACGCGTAGTCACTATCTCGTACACAACGCATAGGGTCGTTGGCGTCGTACTTCTTGGAGTGGAATAGCCCGATCTTCTCTTTCGGGACACCGGCGGCTTGGAGATCTCGGTAGAGGCGACAGAGGGCTTCAACCTGCGTGGCTGCCGTGGCCGTCCCGACACCGGTAATTTCTTGGGCTTCAAGGGTGCGATGGAGGGCGATGACCGCCGTGGTCTTTCCCATGCCGGTTGCTAAGGGCCACGGGTAACGCCCAACGGTGTGTCCAGCGGCTATGCCTACGAGCATCCGCATGAGTTCCCGTAGGATGGTCCGCTGAGTGTCGTTGGGTTTGTTCCCGTAGCGTTCGAGGGTGGTCATGTGCCACCGATGGGCTTCAAGGGTAACGGTCTCTAGATTGTCTTTGGTGAGTTTCATTTGGTGCCTTGTTCTTTCTTTGGTAAAAAGTGGGTAGATGTTTACCACGGGGAACGACCCGTCCCTACTCTCACGATGCTAGAGCATCTACCCGTTAGGGTTCGTTGTTGTTAAGCTGCCTTCGCCCACTCCTCGGCGATGATGGCGACAAGACGTTGTTTCGCTGCCGTTAACTTCCGCATCTCCTCGGTGCTTCCTCCCACATCAGGGTGATGCTTCTTCGACAACTCCCTATACCCTGCCTTGACAATCTCTAAGGCCACCTCCTTCAGGGCCTCAAACTCCTTTGCGTTCTTCGCGTTATTTGCATCAACGTGTTTGTCGCGCTCTTTCTGATGAGCCTGCCGTTGCTTGATATCGTCCATCCAAGCTTTCACTCGTGGTGACACCGGCTCGTTCCGGCGTTCCCGCTCTTCGACTTCCCGCATCTTCTTCGCGGCGACTTCCTTGAGACAGCCACGGACGGACAAATTCCGAGCATGCTCCACATTTAACCCCGCAATCGCCATGTACTCAGCAGCTGAATCTCGACTGAATGGGCAATTCTTCTTGATCCACGGCAGCCACTCACCATGTGGCAAAGACTCCTTTTGCTTGGTCAGCCAGGTCCCACATTCGTGCTTCGCTCAGAAGCTCGCGTGGGCCTTCTTCCCGCCTAACTCCTTGGCGGCGAGACATTCTTCATGGGCCTTGTTGATCTGTGCTGAGTAGTTGACCAATGCCGTTGACATGTTCTCTCTCCTCCTCCAGACTAAGGTTCTCTTATCACTGATGATTCATTAATTATTACTCATGTCAGTCTAACCCGCTATTCCGCTTTGGAAGGGCTTCGCGGGCGTCAGACGAAGCGTCTTCACTGCTCCCTGCAGTCGCGCGGATGGGGGCACCGCTACGCTCACCGGTCAGCCTCGTAGTCCTCCATGTCAACGCCCATCGTGGCCCTCGCGTAGGCCGCGTTAAATGTTTCCAAATGCTGCATGCGTGCAGCATCGAGACGGCCTATTTTCATGTACTTCTGAGCGGCGTATCGTTTGACCTCCTCTTCCTGCCGCTTCTCCTCCTCGATGTCCTTCTCCGTGATCATGGAATGGCTGCGGGTGGCTTGCGCGAGACGCTCAGCCTTGCGCTGGGTCTTCCGGTCAGCCTCGTAGTCCTCCATGTCAGTGGACCGCTCCACTTCGGCATAACAGGCATTAAAGGAATCTAGATCGGTCATGCGTGACCGCTCCAAACGACCTATTGCCATATACTTACGGGCTTGTCGTTGGTTGAAGCTCAGGTTGTCCTTGACCCAGGCAATCCATTTCCCGGGGGGGAACCTGACGTTTGGCTTCGATGAGGGCGAGGCCTACTGTTGAGGGCGCTTCACCCTAGGACGGGTCGGCGGGAACGGCGTGTCTTCACCTGGGCAGTTTGTCCGGTGTCTCTCCTGGAATTCGGCTAGGACGGATTCATCGTGAGAGACTTTCGAGACTCCACACAGGGGACATTCGGCAATCATTGTTCACTCTCCAGTTGTATCCGTGCGCGGTGTGCTCCGTGGGCATCATTCGCTCTGGTGACGTCGCTCCCCGTCAACATCCAGTCGCATCCCTCACAGGTCGCCAGGTTCCCGCCTCTCCAGCGGAGGGTGTGCCTGGAGACTTCTCGATATCGCTGAAATGCAACCACGTGCTCGGCTTTCTTCTTGACGTACTGGAGATGCTGATCATGAAGCTGTTCTAATTCGGTTTGCCCGTCACTGGACCAGGCTTCCCAGCGACCACACGTACAGGTTGCTCCTTTGGTCGTGTGTCGTTGAATTTCGTCACCGTCAGGTGTGCGTGCTGTCAGGTACTCGTATTGAATCAGGTGTGGGTTCAGGTCCATTGGTCCCCCGTTTCTTGCGTCGTTGTTGGTAGTACTCCCGATCATAGGCCTGACGTGCCTCACGATGGGTGGCTCTATACCGCTTGTCGTAGGCGGCTAGCCGTTCCTTGTGGGCTTCTCGGTAGCGTTTCTGTGCGGCGGCTTTCTTGAGTTTGTCTTTGTAGGGCATTGGTGCTCTTCAGGTGTAGAGGGACACCTACCCCTAGCGATAGGTGCCCCTCATGGTTCGCTCGCTAGAGCTGCGCTCGTGGCGAACTCGCTTCGCTCGTGGTTACTCGAAATATTCCTTCTGCACTGGCTTACTCACTGGTGCCTTCGGTTCAGTCGCCCTAGACTCTGCTCGATGAACGCCCAGGCTCTCGACCCGCGCGGCTTCGTGGGCAAATGGGGAGAGGGAAACGCGGGTGACTTTGTTGGGCATGGACAACGCGCCGTCTTCTAGCGGTTGATCATTCACCGTGAGGGCCTTCAGCTCTTGCTGAACTTTGTGTCGATACTCGGGGTCGGTCTTGTACTCTTTTGAGGCAAACATCTTTCGGAAGTGGCTTTGCTTCGCTGCAATCTCATCACCCGATTGATAGTCTGCATTCACTGGTGCCTCTCCCGGCTCATCCAGTAGGCCGAGTTCAAGCGACCTGGCAATAAGCTGTTGAGCGAGCTTTGACCGCTTATAGTCAGGGCTCTTCATGACACTGATCATTTCAGACCTACTCATTCTTGGCACATTCGCTAACTCTTCGGCGGTCGCTTTGCGGTTGATCGAATCATCTTTGGGTTCGTAGACATGAACGTTAGACATGATGGGTGATTCCTTTCGGGGCCAAGCCCCTTACTTGTGTTGTAGTTGTTCTTGTTGTCTCTCTCTTGCGTTGAACGCGCTCATGGGCTTCTCTGACTTTTGGTAGCAGTTGGTAAATCTGCTCCCACGTGAAGACACCGTCCTTGACGAATCCCCGTATGATCTGTGAGACCGCCCAGCGTGACAGGTCGAGCGTCTGCGCAATGCCCACGATTTCATCCTCGCGCTTGGATACGATCAAGTTGTAGACGTCCTGGCGAGGATTGCCCGTGGACTGGTAGGACGGGCGGAGGTCGAAGATGAGCGGTTTCTCGTAATAGGGGTTGTAGAGGTTGGCGAGTTTCTCGATATCTGCGCGGCTCATACCACCTCACATTGTTGGTGTTGCATCATAGGGTCAACAATGCCCTCCGATGAGGTGTCCGGTAGACACTTCACCTAAGTACCATTTTCCCGATGGCATCACGACACACCCGCGCTGAAGGCCTACGGGTTGCTTGCCTAACGGCGGGGTTGGCTGTAGAAGAATCGCGGTCATGGTGGCTTCAGCGAAGGGGAAGAGCTGGGTTGTACCAGTGTTCATGGGTGTTTAACACTTACCGGCTCTCACCGGGGTGTTCCTTTCTTGGGCGTTGTTGGTGCTTCGCTAAGGGCTCGCAGTGAGGTTCTTACCCGAACCTAGAGCCTCGCAGAAGCTCGCGGTTATTCACTCTCTTCGTCGTTTTCAGGTACGTCGTTCGTTTCTCTCACGTACGGCGCATCAGCTTCCTGTTGAATCGCCTTCTTACGCTCTCGCATGTGCTCAAGCTGTTTGAGTTGCTTGTCGCTCATGGTCTTCTTTGGTTGACCGCCTGCGTACCACCAGGGGTAAGACTTCAAGACTGACCATAGACGGTGCTCGACACTCTCTTCGATTTCACCGGAGGTCATACCTTCATACGCTGGGTGTGTCAGTGCTTCTTTCGTGAGGCGATTGACCAAAGGTAAGAGCCGATCCGGTAGCGTGCCAGGCATCGGCCTGTTGGCCTTGCTCACTTTGGCGTCAATCGTCGCGGGTTGTTCGGGGTGGCTCATCATCTGCCGATGCAGGTCATGACTTGCCTTGAGGTCTACCGGGGTCAATACGTGCTGGCGGTTCGTCATGGCCCACCGGCCACAACTGCATTCCCCGGTGTTGTCTTGGGTGTCGAGTACAAGGGTATGTTCAGCGTAGTTCGCTGCGCTCACGGCCTCGGCGCGGGTTCGTAATCGTTTCTCTTGGGAACGGGCTTTGAGGGCGGTTTCGTCAAGTCTCTGAAATGATCGCATTAGGCTTTCTTGTAGGACGTGCCTGAAGAGGCCGTCTAGGATATGTTAAGGATTACAGTGAGTTAGAAGGTGGTTAACCTGAGGATTTTGGGTCTCTAGCTACGGGGTTTGATATAAGCTTCAGTCTGTCTGGGAGAAGCCCTTTTGGTAGGCCAATGGAGGAGGCCCGAGAGGAGGAGGGCTCGGGAGGCCATTGACCTACCCAAGTAGCTAGCCGGGGAAAGGAATAAACCCGGCACCCAATCACTTACCCAAGAGCCAATCCCTAAAGCGGTCGAAGCCAGTATCACCGGTTGGTGTGGTGGCATCCTGCAGCTTCCGCTTCTGTTGGAGGACCTTAAAGGCTTCTTCCGCTCTCAGGGCAATACCCTTCAATCTATCGAGTTCGGCTTGCCGTTGTTCGGCTTCGGCATCGATCGCCGCCTGCTTCTTCGCGGCTTCGATCTGTTGCGCCTTGTTCACAACGGCCTCACCCTTCTGCTTTTGCTCGGCGGCTCGTTTCTTTTGTTCACCCTCCCCATAGGCAAGGTTGTGCTGTTCAAGGACGGGCTTGAGCTGGGCTCTCATGTACGTCTTGAAGCTGGCTTCAGCGGCTTGAGGATGTTCCTTGATGTACGCTACCCCAAGATCTCTCATATGGTTTACGGCATTCGTGGCCGCAATCTGACTCTCAGGGGAATTGGGATCTTCAGGGGTCAGGGCTGATGTATGCACCGTGGACAAGAGTTGTTTGAACTCAGAGCTACGCAGATAGGGATGGTCTCCGTCTTCTTTGGCTTTCTCTAATTCCCCAGCGAGTCGTAGCATGGTTTGCGGTCCCATTTCCTTGGCTCTCACTTTGGCAACCAGACCGTCATAGGTCACCTTGGATGGATCAATCGCCATGTCTCGTCGCGTCTTGGCAACCACCATGGGGTCATCGGTGATGTCTAGCCGTAACCGTGTCAGTTCATGGACGTACCCTTCCACCCTCACGGCAGCCGATGGGTCAACCTGGGCCATGTCCCTCAACGCTTGATAAATCACCTGAGGTCCATTGACGGCATCCCTACGGAGACCGTCTAAGACACGACGTTCCAGGATACCCACGTTTTCTTGTCTCGCTTGTTCACCTTCCTGCTTGTGAACGGCTTGTAGTTCCCGCTGGTATCGTTCATCCTGTCGTGCCCATTCCGTCTGCTGGTGTTCGCGAGTGGCGTCTTCGTAGCCGAGCGAATCTTTCCAGCGTTGAAAATGTGCTCGTTGCATTTCGACGGCGGTAATTTTCTCCTCAGCATGCGTTCGCTTGTCCAAGGCATAGCGGGTATTCCCGATACTGGCTCCATCCTTGGTCTTCAGGTGATCGAGGAGGTTGAGCTTCGACATGTCCCCGGTACGAATGGCTTCTCCAGTGATGTGGTCGATCATGAGTTGCGTGGCCTTCGATCCTGGCAGACCATTGGTGATCGCTCCATGGTCAGGGTTCTGAAACAAGTCCTCGATCTCTCGAGCGGCACGGTCGTAGGTCTCCGTGACGTGTTTGGGATCGTCCGTCATGGGGTCGATCAAGGACAGGTGTCGGTTGAGACTGGCCTGCATCCCTACCCCGACGGCGTCTACGAGCTGTTTCTCGGTTTCTTGGACACGGTGACTGGCATGCAGTCTCATCAACTCGGAATCATGCCGTGAGAGTTCCGGTGTCCAGACTTCTTGCAGGTCCAGCGGAGAGAACAGGGCCTTCCCTTGATCGTTCTCTAGCTTCGGTCGGAACTTATCTTTTTGCTTCTGCAGGAAGAGCTTCATGTCTTGCGGATTGTTGCTCTCCCTCGCTGCTGCCCCTTCCTCGGTCTGGAATGCCAACAAAGAAGACGATTGGTACTCCGAAGCCATTTCCTTCAAGTACAGTCGATGAGCCGCTCTAGCCGCCCACGGGGAAACTCCTAACGGCGTCGTTCCCGCTTTGACGTGCTCATTCCATTTGTCTCGGTTCGCGTGGAAATCGGCTTCCACCTCGGCTTGGCTACGCTTCGCCCATGCGGCTGCGCCCTTTTTCAGGAGTTCGTCTCCCAAAGGGGCCAGGGCTCCTAACGACTCGGCGAGTTTGGTCATGGGGTTGCTGTTAGGTGGGGCTTGGACTTCTGGGGAGCCAGGGCGGACGTAGGAATCTAGGTAGCGTGGGTCAGAAGCGGGTTGCAGGTTGGTGGTAATCTGAAGGTCGTTGACTTGGGTGCGTGGTTTTCGTGGTTCCATGATGTGTGTATAGGTTCCTTTATTGGTTTGGGGGGGCGTAGCCCTTACCCCGGGGTTGACTTAGGAGACACTGACTTTCCTCTTTCGTCCTGGCTTCTCGGCACACTGCCGGACACCCCGGCGTTCCTGCTCCAGCAAGTCTGAGCTGAGGCGGTCTACATGTCCGGCGTAGAATCGGACGGCAGCACGAACGACCATCGAACAACTGGCGCGGTCGCAGGGGTCTTCAGGGGATGAGAGCCGTTGACGAAGGCGAGACAACGCATGATCTGACAGGTAGTCCAGGCGGATGGGACGGACGGCGGACGTTTGGGCGACCACTGAGCAACTTCGTCCGGCAATGTCGGGGTGGGTTGCGGGGTTGTCGTTGGGTTGGTACATGGAGACCTCCACTAAGTAGTTATTGTGTAAGTATTGGTTAAGTAAGGGAAATGTGTAGTCGAAGCGCGAAAACCAAAGATCAATAGATGAAAACAAAGACGCGATTGTTTCGCAAAGCCCGTGTGGACACCAAAAACGGTTTGTCCGTGGGGGATGGATACCGACAGTCTGTTGTGTTCCCCATCCACACTGACCACAACCCCTAGCGTACAAGCCTAGGTAGTTTCCCGGTGTACCAATCGGATACACCTGAAACACAAGGTTTCTCTGCTGGGGGATGTGAAGGTTTGGAAGGGGTAAAAGAATGGGGCAAGGTTTCTTTGCTGGGGGATGAGTACCTTTGGAGCGGGTAAAAGAATGGGGGAAAGGTTTCTCTGTAGCTAGACGTGGATAGTTGGAGCGGGTAAAAGAAGAAGAAATTCGGGGGGAAACCACATGGGCCACCAATGACTTACGTCACGAATGGCCCTTATTTCTGGTCCACCCCTTACATTCACAACATAGCGAGATGATTAACGAATGGCGGAATAACACTGGACCGTTACTTGAGCCAATCCCTCATCTTCTTCCAGTCCAGTACCCATCGGCCATTTTCTTCTCGAAAGAAGATTTCCCCGATCACCGGGGCTCTCAGGAAGAACGCCAAACCCCACCCGAACTCTAGCTCGAATCGCTTACGGCTTGATACGACTAACATGATGAACCTCCTCGGTGAGCGGAGCGCGAACTCCGCGTTGTGGGTCAATTACGTGTTCGTCTACTGGCTATTACTAAGCTAGTTTCGAGTAGGTGTCAATCATGGTGCCATATGTGGGAAGGTCCTACATGTGGGAACATCTTCCCGTGAATATCCCTCTCTCGTAGGGCAAGAGCCTACTGGTTTAGTACTTGTTTCGTTTAACAAACGGTCGTATGTTGAAGGCAACACAGGGACGAACAGGAGGGAACATGTCACCTAAAGCGACGGTAACGAGGGCTTACGGGTATCTGAGAGTGTCCACGCGGGAGCAAGGGAAGTCTGGATTGGGCCTAGACGCTCAACGGCACACCATCGAGCAATTCGCGACGGCCCACGGCCTTGAGATACTGGGCATGATCGAGGAGGTTCAGACGGGCAAGGGCTCTGATGCTCTGGTCCGACGGCCTAAGCTGGCTGCCCTGCTTCGGCAATGCAAACGGGAGAAGGTCGCCTTGATCGTGGCCAGGACAAGCCGCCTAGCCCGTAACGTGGCCTTTGGCGCGTCTATCCTGGAGTCACCGGTGAGGTTCATTGCCTGCGATGCAGGAATAGACGCTGATCGGTTCAACCTGCATATTCGGATGTCCTTAGACGAACAAGAGCGAAACAGGATTAGCGAGACAACCAAAGCAGGCCTACAAGCAGCGGTGCGCCGTGGTAAGACGCTCGGCAATCCTCACAAAGCCAAGCGAGCCAAGGCCACACAGAATAGCGTGGCCGTCAGGCAGGCCAATGCCGTGGCCTTTGCAGAGTCAATGCTGCCGTTGCTCCGTGGGTATCAACAACAGGGGTATTCGTTGAGGGCTATTGCAGCGGACCTCAACCAGAAGGGTGTTGCGACCTATCGTGGTGGTGAATGGCGAGCGTCGTTGCTGTGTCGCATGCTGTCGTTAGTGGCCTGATCTCGCTGCCGTTGCCTCTCCTGCTCTTGTCTCCTCGCCTCTTCCCGTCGTGTTTCCTCAAGAGGCCCATTGCGGTAGGTGTCATAGCCGTGTTGCCGGTAGGTCTCTTGCTGCTGTTCGTAGCTGTTGCGCGGTTTCCCGTCTGGTTCGTCCCAAGCCAGAGCTAGAGCCGGTAATACGATAAGTCCAAGGGTCAAGGTTAGGGTTTTCATAGGTCCTCCTGGTTTGAGCATCATAGCGGGTGACGGAATGAGAAACGATGACCCTAGAGGGGGGAAGTGGGCGTGGATGATGTACCGATGAGGCTAACGGATTTTGTCCCCAAAACATCGGCCCTATGTGGATAAGGCTTGCGAGGCGATACGGTGAAGTGATACATAGGCGGTACAAATTTGTTCGTTGTCCCCAGGATAAGCCCTTGAATGTTTGTGGGTAGGTGTTTTCCAGTGCTGTC
This window harbors:
- a CDS encoding endonuclease VII domain-containing protein translates to MTQAQLAAKRIRERGYRQQDPEKIREQTRERNIRYRATHAERVKQNRAASSRKRHKEHPEGRQHHHLKNRYRIGLATYNGMLDAQGHVCAICAAPDMVNGKRLAVDHDHKTGQVRGLLCTRCNIALGHFGDDVEKLRRAAEFLREYGLDRQS
- a CDS encoding recombinase family protein, whose translation is MSPKATVTRAYGYLRVSTREQGKSGLGLDAQRHTIEQFATAHGLEILGMIEEVQTGKGSDALVRRPKLAALLRQCKREKVALIVARTSRLARNVAFGASILESPVRFIACDAGIDADRFNLHIRMSLDEQERNRISETTKAGLQAAVRRGKTLGNPHKAKRAKATQNSVAVRQANAVAFAESMLPLLRGYQQQGYSLRAIAADLNQKGVATYRGGEWRASLLCRMLSLVA